One genomic segment of Marinitoga piezophila KA3 includes these proteins:
- a CDS encoding sensor histidine kinase codes for MAYWYLIPISFFALYVLIAIFVEKRLLRILHKGNAYNYKNYNLQYSGIFRELDEMVRTYSILLTKEREGLKEYYDKFNAIFDTMGAGILVFDNEAILQKTNLKAREIFHSVTLKYGMPLSKILIKSGIKIPAITGIYDVYSKKLKKNLQIIVSKKNNFIILVINDITDYKKMKKTLEDSRHFARLGEILADASHGLKTPIARLKMVFQMYEITKDEKYLKKLENEINNIQNIIKETLELFKMEEVIEEININKIIKDTLKIFQNTYPEITFTIKEKADIYIQSDIALFKSAVANIIQNSVDAVLMKKSKKNITVGIYEKKDGYKLLFCDNGIGMTEEEKARFLKPFFTTKENGTGLGSIFLERFIIFQNAQLSVNSLKGRGTIIKLFFLKK; via the coding sequence ATGGCTTATTGGTATTTAATACCAATAAGCTTTTTTGCGTTATATGTGCTTATCGCAATATTCGTTGAAAAACGCCTGTTAAGAATACTTCACAAAGGAAATGCATATAATTACAAAAATTATAATCTCCAGTATTCAGGAATATTCAGAGAGCTTGATGAAATGGTTAGAACATATTCAATACTATTAACCAAAGAAAGAGAAGGGTTAAAAGAGTATTATGACAAATTCAATGCCATATTCGACACAATGGGGGCAGGAATTCTCGTATTTGATAACGAAGCAATTCTTCAAAAAACAAATCTAAAAGCCAGGGAAATATTTCATAGTGTAACCCTAAAATACGGAATGCCATTATCAAAAATATTAATAAAATCAGGAATAAAAATTCCAGCAATAACAGGAATATATGACGTATATTCAAAAAAGCTAAAGAAAAACCTTCAAATTATCGTCAGCAAAAAAAACAATTTTATAATCCTTGTAATTAATGACATAACAGATTACAAAAAAATGAAAAAAACCCTTGAAGACTCCAGACACTTTGCGAGACTTGGTGAAATATTAGCAGATGCTTCGCACGGCTTAAAAACACCTATAGCCAGACTAAAAATGGTCTTTCAAATGTATGAAATTACAAAAGACGAAAAATATCTAAAAAAACTCGAAAACGAAATAAACAACATACAAAACATCATAAAAGAAACGCTGGAATTATTTAAAATGGAAGAAGTTATAGAAGAAATAAACATAAACAAAATAATAAAAGATACCTTAAAAATCTTTCAGAATACCTATCCAGAAATAACTTTTACCATTAAAGAAAAAGCTGATATATATATACAGAGCGATATAGCCTTATTTAAATCAGCAGTAGCGAATATAATTCAAAACTCTGTTGATGCCGTTCTCATGAAAAAAAGCAAAAAAAATATAACCGTCGGCATTTACGAAAAAAAAGACGGTTATAAATTGTTGTTCTGTGATAATGGAATTGGCATGACAGAAGAAGAAAAAGCCAGATTCTTAAAACCATTCTTTACCACAAAAGAAAACGGCACAGGACTTGGAAGCATCTTCCTCGAAAGATTCATCATCTTCCAAAACGCCCAGCTCTCAGTCAACTCCCTCAAAGGTCGCGGCACCATCATAAAGCTTTTTTTTCTAAAAAAATAA
- a CDS encoding SAM hydrolase/SAM-dependent halogenase family protein, translated as MIAFFTDWGNDSYYVGVCKGVIKTINRKAEIIDVLHDTKKFDPKVNAHILHRFAGDFPEGTIFLCVIDAGVGGSRKPVIMKTKERNYYFVAPDNGLLTLVAQEYGIDKLVEISNEKYFFRKNYSTTFHGRDIFSPAAAYLSKGVPIEEFGPELEDINLFRYKKPEIKNDYLEGEIVFWDTFGNVQTNIPAEMGDTLFKKDDKIIIQIEDQKFEAYYERVFSDVLPGELLIHPESSGHLEIAINQGNAKEYMKLDTEGVEITLKRKEE; from the coding sequence ATGATAGCCTTTTTTACAGATTGGGGAAATGACAGTTATTACGTGGGAGTGTGCAAAGGCGTAATAAAAACAATAAACAGAAAAGCGGAAATAATAGATGTTTTGCATGACACAAAAAAATTCGATCCAAAAGTAAATGCTCATATCTTACATAGATTTGCCGGAGATTTTCCTGAAGGAACAATATTTCTCTGTGTAATAGATGCTGGCGTTGGCGGCAGCAGAAAACCGGTAATCATGAAAACAAAAGAAAGAAACTATTACTTTGTAGCACCGGACAACGGATTACTCACATTAGTAGCTCAGGAATATGGAATAGACAAACTTGTGGAAATTAGCAACGAAAAATATTTCTTTAGAAAAAACTATTCTACAACATTCCACGGAAGAGACATATTCTCACCGGCAGCTGCATATCTATCAAAAGGTGTGCCAATAGAAGAATTCGGTCCAGAACTTGAAGACATCAATCTATTTAGATACAAAAAGCCAGAAATAAAAAATGATTATCTTGAAGGCGAAATAGTATTCTGGGACACATTTGGAAACGTTCAAACAAATATTCCAGCAGAAATGGGCGATACATTATTCAAAAAAGACGATAAAATAATAATACAGATAGAAGATCAGAAATTCGAAGCATATTATGAAAGAGTATTCTCAGATGTATTGCCAGGGGAATTATTAATACACCCGGAAAGCTCAGGTCATCTCGAAATAGCAATAAATCAGGGAAATGCTAAAGAATACATGAAACTTGATACAGAAGGGGTAGAAATAACATTAAAAAGAAAAGAAGAATAA
- the glpX gene encoding class II fructose-bisphosphatase, which translates to MPENNFDREITLDLVRVTEAAALTSSLYLGRGDKNAVDQAAVDAMRGMLDYIEIKGTVIIGEGEKDEAPMLYIGEKVGTWNEDDEEFDIAVDPIDGTRLVAYGLPNAISVMLLAEKGKLAYLPTFYSYKLAVGPELKGILDIRSSIRENLRVAAAALKVPVSEITVVVLNRDRHKKIIEEIREVGARIKLIGDGDIAAAIATAMPESGVDIYIGIGGSPEAVLAAGALRTLGGELQVQLWPQTEEEKEKLIEEGWDLEKVYFTEDLAGGENVIFSATGVTNGEFLKGVKFHKGKAITESIVMRTKTRTIRRITTFHDLQHKTIRLKSTEGDSKLLSIGNRREFGLGGGI; encoded by the coding sequence TTGCCAGAAAACAATTTCGACAGAGAAATAACACTAGACCTCGTAAGAGTAACAGAAGCAGCAGCATTAACCAGCAGTTTATACCTCGGTAGAGGAGACAAAAACGCAGTAGATCAGGCTGCAGTTGACGCAATGAGAGGAATGCTCGATTACATAGAAATAAAAGGAACCGTTATAATCGGAGAAGGTGAAAAAGACGAAGCTCCTATGCTTTACATTGGTGAAAAAGTTGGAACATGGAATGAAGACGATGAAGAATTTGATATAGCAGTAGACCCAATAGACGGAACACGACTTGTAGCATACGGTCTTCCAAACGCAATAAGTGTAATGCTTCTTGCTGAAAAGGGAAAATTAGCGTATCTCCCAACATTCTATTCATACAAATTAGCAGTAGGACCAGAATTAAAAGGAATTCTTGACATTAGAAGTTCAATTAGAGAAAATTTAAGAGTAGCAGCAGCAGCATTAAAAGTGCCTGTAAGCGAAATAACAGTAGTAGTCTTAAACAGAGACAGGCACAAAAAAATAATTGAAGAAATAAGGGAAGTTGGGGCAAGAATAAAATTAATAGGCGATGGCGATATTGCAGCAGCAATAGCAACAGCAATGCCAGAAAGCGGCGTTGATATCTATATCGGTATAGGTGGTTCCCCAGAAGCAGTACTTGCAGCAGGTGCATTAAGAACATTAGGCGGTGAATTGCAGGTACAACTCTGGCCACAAACAGAAGAAGAAAAAGAAAAATTAATAGAAGAAGGCTGGGATCTTGAAAAAGTCTACTTTACCGAAGACCTTGCAGGTGGAGAAAATGTAATATTCTCAGCAACAGGCGTTACAAATGGCGAATTCCTAAAAGGAGTAAAATTCCACAAAGGAAAAGCCATAACAGAAAGTATAGTAATGAGAACCAAAACAAGAACAATAAGAAGAATAACAACATTCCACGATTTACAACACAAAACAATAAGACTTAAATCAACAGAGGGAGATTCAAAATTATTAAGCATTGGAAATAGAAGGGAGTTTGGCTTAGGGGGAGGAATCTAA
- a CDS encoding aminopeptidase: MELKDLKEKLTRKKVSVWEKRDRKVIDEYSKGYKKFIDYAKTERRAVEYAVKELEKEGFKPLSYYLEKGKIEDGDKVYYVNNFKSLFAIKIKGDLTNGINIVGAHVDAPRLDLKPEPIVEDSGVAMAKTHYYGGVKKYQWLNIPLELHGVVIKNDGTKVNVSIGDSEDDPVFVISDLLPHLDRRKGDVAEVFKGEALNLLLGTISISYDEEIKDSVKLNVLNILYEKYGIVEEDFISAELEVVPSLPARDVGLDRSLIAAYGHDDRICSYTGLTALIEAEPENKSAALLLTDKEEIGSDGNTGAKHHFWITVMKKLLKLQGSTNIELDIDDLLLNSTLLSADVSAAYDPNFKDVHDPANAPRLGYGVAISKYTGARGKAATNDANAEFFGKLRKVFNENGVIWQSGELGKVDQGGGGTIAKFFAEKGLNVIDAGVALYGMHSPYEIASKGDLYETYYAYKVYLNKM; the protein is encoded by the coding sequence ATGGAATTAAAGGATTTAAAGGAAAAATTAACCAGAAAAAAGGTTTCTGTGTGGGAAAAAAGGGATAGAAAGGTTATAGATGAGTATTCAAAGGGTTATAAGAAGTTTATAGACTATGCAAAGACAGAAAGAAGAGCTGTTGAATATGCTGTTAAGGAACTTGAAAAAGAAGGATTTAAACCTCTTTCTTATTATCTTGAAAAAGGTAAAATAGAAGATGGCGATAAGGTTTATTATGTTAATAATTTTAAATCATTGTTTGCCATAAAGATTAAAGGAGATTTGACTAATGGTATAAATATTGTAGGAGCGCATGTTGATGCTCCAAGATTGGATTTAAAACCTGAGCCAATTGTTGAAGACAGCGGCGTTGCTATGGCTAAAACTCATTACTATGGCGGAGTTAAAAAATACCAATGGTTGAATATTCCTCTTGAATTACATGGTGTTGTTATTAAAAATGATGGAACTAAAGTTAATGTTTCTATTGGAGATTCAGAAGATGACCCTGTTTTTGTTATTTCAGACCTTTTACCTCATTTAGATAGGAGAAAAGGTGATGTTGCAGAAGTATTTAAAGGAGAAGCTTTAAACTTATTATTAGGAACAATTTCTATTTCATATGATGAAGAAATAAAGGATTCTGTAAAATTAAATGTACTTAATATATTATATGAAAAATATGGTATTGTGGAAGAAGATTTTATTTCTGCTGAACTTGAGGTTGTTCCTTCATTACCAGCAAGAGATGTTGGTCTTGATAGATCATTGATAGCAGCATATGGCCATGATGATAGAATTTGTTCATATACAGGTTTAACTGCATTAATTGAAGCTGAACCAGAAAATAAGAGTGCTGCTTTGTTATTAACAGATAAGGAAGAGATCGGTAGTGACGGAAATACCGGCGCAAAACATCATTTCTGGATTACTGTAATGAAGAAGTTATTAAAATTACAGGGAAGCACTAATATTGAACTTGATATAGACGATTTATTATTAAATTCCACATTATTGTCAGCAGATGTTTCAGCTGCATATGATCCAAACTTTAAGGATGTTCATGATCCAGCAAATGCTCCAAGATTAGGTTATGGCGTGGCTATTTCTAAATATACTGGTGCAAGAGGTAAGGCTGCAACAAATGATGCAAATGCTGAATTCTTTGGAAAATTAAGAAAGGTATTTAATGAAAATGGTGTTATCTGGCAATCTGGTGAATTGGGTAAGGTTGACCAGGGTGGTGGAGGAACTATTGCTAAGTTCTTCGCCGAAAAAGGTTTAAATGTTATTGATGCCGGAGTTGCATTATATGGAATGCATTCACCATATGAAATTGCTTCAAAAGGCGATTTATATGAAACATATTATGCTTACAAGGTGTATTTGAATAAAATGTAG
- a CDS encoding GumC family protein → MEPEIYEDELTLEDIIHIFKKRFWWFFATVVVVVALTIAYLFVTTPIYEANVTLKIESGKSNSISDLFSTQLSSSRPEISTEIELIKSRTNIEKVIDDLNLIEYFSNKSEDKKVEITKTSVVRTLNNMISVSPIKDTNIVKISVQSDDPELAKDIANKLAEVYNEFLKTLSKNEYTVKREFIEEQIPKVEKDLKAAEERIRKFKEENQVFLLDEEAKNILSFTLEYDRQINQYSLQLEETKSKIKAFNDLLKKLDEKIISSETISTNPLVSQLKSKLINYRVELAGLVNVYSETDPKVKELKDKIAETEKLLKDEVSKVVSSQVQTVNPAYQDIYLQLIEAQYQAEVLKATITALQKLKDSYNRKFSRLPLLEQQLLELERDIKVKENLYTLLLEKLEETRIAEAGVIGTAKLIDSAIVPDKPIKPNKKLTAAIGLVLGFFLGILVIFIIEYADKSIKDEEEIKRMAKNKIILGRIPTFEQNKEFDNPELIVLNSPTSPISESIKLTAANINYSTSPEPKVIAITSSGPGEGKTVSSANLAISYAQNGLKTLLIDIDMRKPRIEKALGLERFNIGLVNHILKDVPIERITQNYMENLDIIPVGPIPPNPTALLTSKKFREFFNVLRQKYDKIIIDLPPILAAADALIVSKHTDGLILVVRAGKTQKHSLKVTLENITTSGNNILGLIINDINEKSSNYYYYYYYYYQDGEKKKRRKHKK, encoded by the coding sequence ATGGAACCAGAAATATATGAGGATGAGTTAACGCTAGAAGATATTATCCATATTTTCAAAAAACGGTTTTGGTGGTTTTTTGCTACTGTCGTTGTAGTTGTTGCACTGACAATTGCTTATTTATTTGTGACCACTCCTATATACGAAGCCAATGTAACCTTAAAAATAGAATCCGGAAAAAGCAATTCCATTTCCGATCTTTTTTCTACACAACTTTCTTCTTCCAGACCGGAAATATCCACGGAAATCGAATTAATAAAAAGTAGAACCAATATTGAAAAGGTTATAGATGATCTCAATCTTATTGAATATTTCAGTAATAAATCAGAAGATAAAAAAGTAGAAATTACAAAGACTTCTGTTGTAAGAACTTTAAATAATATGATTTCTGTTTCACCTATAAAAGATACAAATATTGTAAAAATTTCTGTTCAAAGTGATGATCCGGAATTAGCAAAGGATATTGCCAATAAGCTCGCCGAAGTATATAATGAATTTTTAAAAACATTATCAAAAAATGAGTATACTGTAAAAAGAGAGTTTATTGAAGAACAAATTCCAAAAGTTGAAAAGGATTTAAAGGCTGCTGAGGAAAGAATTAGAAAATTCAAAGAGGAAAATCAGGTCTTTTTATTAGATGAAGAAGCAAAAAATATTTTATCCTTTACACTTGAATACGATAGACAAATTAATCAATATAGCCTTCAACTCGAAGAAACAAAATCAAAAATTAAAGCTTTTAATGACTTGTTAAAAAAACTAGATGAAAAGATTATTTCTTCAGAAACAATATCTACTAATCCGCTAGTTAGTCAGTTAAAATCCAAGCTTATAAATTACAGAGTTGAATTGGCTGGATTGGTTAATGTTTATTCCGAAACAGATCCAAAGGTTAAGGAATTAAAGGATAAAATAGCTGAAACAGAAAAACTTTTAAAAGATGAAGTTTCAAAGGTTGTTTCTTCTCAGGTTCAAACTGTTAATCCAGCGTATCAGGATATTTATTTGCAATTAATCGAAGCACAATATCAAGCAGAAGTTTTAAAAGCAACTATAACTGCTCTTCAAAAATTAAAAGATTCATATAATAGAAAGTTTTCAAGATTACCTCTCTTAGAACAACAATTATTGGAATTGGAAAGGGATATTAAAGTAAAAGAAAATCTATATACCCTTCTTCTTGAGAAATTGGAAGAAACAAGAATAGCAGAAGCAGGTGTAATTGGAACTGCAAAATTAATAGATTCCGCTATTGTTCCAGATAAACCTATAAAACCAAATAAAAAATTAACCGCTGCTATTGGGTTAGTTTTGGGATTTTTCCTTGGAATTTTGGTTATATTTATTATTGAATATGCCGATAAGAGTATTAAGGACGAAGAAGAAATTAAGAGAATGGCTAAAAATAAGATTATTCTTGGTAGAATTCCTACTTTTGAACAAAATAAAGAATTTGATAATCCGGAACTTATTGTTTTAAATTCGCCAACTTCACCTATTTCTGAATCTATTAAATTAACGGCAGCTAATATTAATTATTCAACTTCACCAGAACCAAAAGTAATTGCTATTACAAGTTCTGGACCAGGTGAAGGTAAAACTGTAAGTTCTGCTAATCTGGCTATTTCATATGCTCAAAATGGTTTAAAAACATTGTTAATCGATATTGACATGAGAAAGCCAAGAATTGAAAAGGCTTTAGGTTTAGAAAGATTTAATATTGGGCTTGTAAACCATATTTTAAAAGATGTTCCTATTGAAAGAATTACACAGAATTATATGGAAAATCTTGATATTATACCGGTTGGTCCTATTCCACCTAATCCAACAGCATTATTAACCTCGAAAAAGTTTAGAGAATTTTTTAATGTATTAAGGCAAAAATATGACAAAATTATTATCGATTTGCCACCTATACTCGCGGCAGCTGATGCGCTTATTGTTTCAAAACATACTGATGGTCTAATTCTGGTTGTTAGAGCTGGAAAAACTCAGAAACATTCTTTAAAAGTTACACTTGAAAATATCACAACATCAGGAAATAATATTTTAGGTTTAATTATTAATGATATTAACGAAAAATCTTCAAATTATTACTATTATTATTACTATTATTATCAAGACGGTGAAAAAAAGAAAAGACGAAAGCATAAAAAGTAA
- a CDS encoding CpsB/CapC family capsule biosynthesis tyrosine phosphatase has translation MSEYLDVHNHILFGVDDGIKTIEESIETLKKYKENGIDTIFLTPHVEHPTVKTDINKIKENFEILKDATKDLNINLFLGSELYLQTNKKQQFIPLKDWFILIELPTTLYPMYLLDRIFDLQLEGYEVILAHVERYPWLLDNEKLIDKLKTMNVYFQMNLESLHEKNYYIKNDLIDFIATDYHGKKRKPLDLSLFKKFDYIVEKSKKILKL, from the coding sequence ATGAGTGAATATTTAGATGTTCATAATCATATATTATTTGGTGTAGACGATGGTATTAAAACAATAGAAGAATCTATTGAAACTCTAAAAAAATATAAAGAAAACGGAATAGATACTATATTCCTAACGCCGCATGTTGAGCATCCAACTGTAAAAACCGATATTAATAAGATTAAAGAAAATTTCGAGATTTTAAAGGATGCAACAAAAGATTTAAATATAAACCTTTTCCTTGGAAGCGAATTATATTTGCAGACTAATAAAAAACAACAATTTATTCCTTTAAAAGATTGGTTTATTTTAATTGAATTACCAACAACTCTTTATCCAATGTATTTACTCGATAGAATCTTCGATTTACAACTGGAAGGTTATGAAGTAATTTTAGCTCACGTGGAAAGATACCCGTGGTTACTGGATAATGAAAAGTTAATTGATAAATTAAAGACAATGAATGTATACTTTCAAATGAATTTAGAATCACTCCACGAAAAAAATTATTACATAAAAAATGATTTAATCGATTTTATCGCAACCGATTATCATGGAAAAAAAAGAAAACCTTTAGATTTATCACTATTTAAAAAGTTTGATTATATAGTAGAAAAAAGCAAAAAAATTTTGAAACTTTGA
- a CDS encoding GumC family protein produces the protein MEPNNNPNVLTLGDVFRILKRRKITFIVVFLITVLLSIAYIKITPKVYEASLTFEMKNVSTASSLLSQYGSLASMVGINLGGSGGSSINNTIEKMKSDKILTRVIEKNNLVEYYNSNKNPSLIDKILGRDKEIKLRDIIESLKNDISINQQNGTSFLKISYQSTNPTLAASIVKSLYTEYLDYDKEEYFKDSNSYLSNLKKLYNPIEKQYMQIQKKILDFQVNNKILNEESITPYIDQYSKLYFSLIDIDSQKKQLEAGIKSIEESITSLNPEMKKFFIENTGTISTLKQQLINLKIEYETLKLTSSQNPKLLELESKINVIENNLKKQINDILSNNLKFLATTDPETYKEYISKKIQLELFDVMKQSTLAILNKIDSDIKSKSPLLYEYFQLKKNSKILEEKFTRLKTLIETEELKQQFYKPSLSIINDVYIPYKSIKPNKKIIFLGGIFLGFFLAIFSSFIKDAKDHTIKDIYEFIRYIKNPEFIITKSNYKNEIKKIANYIYINEYYKAKIGFTSVDYDDFTEIVEQIKNRLKKLSGEKEIDISILPEIDNPDFILHENEIEHLFIFIVKGYSSLENIEKYKEVLKENHIIYVENV, from the coding sequence ATGGAGCCAAACAACAATCCAAATGTGCTTACTTTAGGCGATGTATTTAGAATCTTAAAAAGACGAAAAATTACATTTATAGTTGTTTTTTTAATAACCGTATTGCTTTCAATTGCATATATAAAAATTACACCAAAAGTTTATGAAGCATCTTTAACTTTTGAGATGAAAAATGTTTCAACTGCATCTTCCTTATTATCCCAATATGGTAGCCTAGCTTCCATGGTTGGAATTAATCTTGGAGGAAGCGGCGGAAGTTCCATTAATAACACAATAGAAAAAATGAAATCAGATAAAATTTTAACTCGGGTTATAGAAAAAAATAATTTAGTTGAATATTATAATTCAAACAAAAATCCTTCTTTAATTGATAAAATATTAGGTAGAGATAAAGAAATAAAATTAAGAGATATTATTGAAAGTTTAAAAAATGATATTTCAATAAATCAACAAAACGGCACATCATTTTTAAAAATTTCATATCAATCCACAAATCCAACCCTTGCAGCATCTATTGTCAAATCTCTATATACAGAATACTTAGATTATGATAAAGAAGAGTATTTTAAAGATTCAAATTCATATCTTTCAAATTTAAAAAAGCTTTATAATCCTATTGAGAAACAATATATGCAAATTCAAAAAAAAATCTTGGATTTTCAGGTAAATAACAAAATTTTAAATGAAGAATCTATAACTCCGTATATAGACCAATATTCCAAACTTTATTTTTCATTAATAGATATAGATTCACAGAAAAAGCAGCTTGAAGCAGGAATTAAATCCATTGAAGAGTCAATAACATCATTAAATCCTGAAATGAAGAAATTCTTTATCGAAAATACAGGAACTATTTCAACTTTAAAACAACAATTAATTAACTTAAAGATAGAATATGAAACATTAAAACTTACCTCTTCACAAAATCCAAAATTGTTGGAATTAGAATCAAAAATTAATGTTATTGAAAATAATTTAAAAAAACAAATAAATGATATTTTAAGCAATAATTTAAAATTCTTAGCAACCACAGATCCAGAAACATATAAAGAATACATATCCAAAAAGATCCAACTCGAGTTATTTGACGTAATGAAACAATCAACATTAGCTATACTCAACAAAATAGATTCAGATATAAAATCCAAATCTCCATTATTATATGAATATTTTCAATTAAAAAAGAATTCTAAAATATTGGAAGAAAAATTTACCAGATTAAAAACATTAATAGAAACAGAAGAATTAAAACAACAATTTTATAAACCATCATTAAGTATTATTAATGATGTTTATATTCCTTACAAATCAATTAAACCGAATAAGAAAATAATCTTCTTAGGAGGAATATTCTTAGGATTTTTCTTAGCAATATTTTCAAGTTTTATAAAAGACGCTAAAGACCATACAATTAAAGATATATATGAATTTATAAGATATATAAAAAATCCAGAATTTATAATCACTAAATCAAATTATAAAAACGAAATCAAGAAAATAGCAAACTACATATATATAAATGAATATTACAAAGCAAAAATAGGATTTACATCTGTAGATTATGATGATTTCACTGAAATTGTAGAACAAATTAAAAATAGGTTGAAAAAATTATCTGGGGAAAAAGAGATTGATATATCAATTCTTCCAGAAATAGACAATCCTGACTTTATTTTACATGAAAATGAAATTGAACATCTTTTTATTTTCATAGTAAAAGGATATTCTTCTTTGGAAAATATTGAAAAATATAAAGAGGTATTAAAAGAAAATCATATTATCTACGTAGAAAATGTTTAA
- a CDS encoding sugar transferase: MKKLPKIIDILILFLINVFLLKYSYFFSAFISLFLFLGFYAFRTYELDTMNSLNESIIRIFSGFMMGSMMLLVFYPFFENQMCRYTFIYNLLFSIVIFPLIHKIEYILYEKHVSPKKYLVIGKKNEIGHILDEIQQKTLNKLQFIDYINPSPIKLEELVNDGFSKKEKSRIEKIINFTYRNNQTKYDAIIVTDPKLEKIVKDKLEEYKKAGIPIEYLPNIAEKYLKRIPLEVIERFEYYYSVIFDEEKESPAKRIVDVTFGIMLSILFFPINLIFSILIFLEDGRPIIFKQERVGKNEKIFILKKLRSLKNTKIDPDNPNKKIDQSVLKVGKIIRKFRIDESMQFINVIQGTMSLVGPRPEMIEFHEKMKKQIPYYLYRLKTNPGITGWAQINYKHTTTLEDYIKKTEYDLYYIKNRSSLLDFRIMLLTLETMLGMRGAR, encoded by the coding sequence ATGAAAAAATTACCTAAGATCATTGATATTTTAATTCTCTTTTTAATTAATGTTTTTCTATTGAAATACTCATATTTCTTCTCCGCATTTATATCCCTTTTCCTATTTTTAGGCTTCTATGCATTTAGAACCTATGAATTGGATACAATGAATTCTTTAAATGAATCTATAATAAGAATATTTTCCGGATTCATGATGGGTTCTATGATGCTTCTTGTATTCTACCCTTTTTTTGAAAATCAAATGTGCAGATATACATTTATTTATAACCTTCTTTTTTCAATCGTTATTTTTCCTTTAATACATAAAATTGAATATATACTATATGAAAAACATGTTTCGCCGAAAAAATACCTCGTTATCGGAAAAAAGAATGAAATAGGGCATATATTAGACGAAATCCAGCAAAAAACATTAAACAAATTACAATTTATAGATTACATAAATCCATCTCCGATAAAGTTAGAAGAGTTAGTAAATGACGGGTTCTCAAAAAAGGAAAAAAGTCGAATAGAAAAGATAATAAATTTCACGTATAGAAATAACCAAACAAAATATGATGCAATAATTGTTACTGACCCTAAATTAGAAAAAATAGTAAAAGACAAATTGGAAGAATATAAAAAAGCCGGAATTCCTATAGAATATTTGCCAAACATAGCAGAAAAATATTTAAAAAGAATTCCTTTAGAAGTGATAGAGCGCTTTGAATATTATTACTCTGTTATTTTCGATGAAGAAAAAGAGTCCCCAGCAAAGAGAATTGTTGATGTAACCTTTGGAATAATGTTATCTATATTATTTTTCCCAATAAATTTAATTTTTTCAATTTTAATATTTTTAGAGGATGGAAGACCTATAATCTTCAAACAAGAACGCGTTGGAAAAAATGAAAAAATATTTATTCTAAAAAAACTTAGATCATTAAAAAACACAAAGATAGATCCAGATAATCCAAATAAAAAAATTGATCAAAGCGTATTAAAAGTTGGGAAAATAATAAGAAAATTTAGAATAGATGAATCGATGCAGTTTATAAATGTAATCCAGGGAACAATGAGTCTAGTTGGTCCTAGACCAGAAATGATAGAATTTCACGAAAAAATGAAGAAACAAATACCGTATTATTTATATAGACTAAAAACAAATCCTGGAATAACAGGTTGGGCACAAATAAATTATAAACATACAACCACTTTGGAAGATTATATTAAAAAAACAGAATATGACCTTTATTATATAAAAAACAGAAGCTCATTATTAGACTTTAGGATTATGTTATTAACACTTGAAACTATGTTAGGAATGAGAGGGGCAAGATGA